A stretch of DNA from Streptomyces sp. DH-12:
AGAAGTACGAGGCGGTGACCTGGTTCGACGCCGAGGGATGGAAGCTCGCCGGGAACGCCCGCACGATCGGGCAGCGGCAGACCAAGGAGACCTGGGGCCAGTTCCAGGCCTACCTCGCCGCCCCCGACAACACCCCCGTCCCAGACGGCTACACCGCCCCCTTCTACAAAGCCGAGCGGGAGAAGGAGATGCGCGAGGCGCACGCCTACTTCCAGAAGCGGCTGGACGAGGCCGTCGCCCGAGGTGAGTGGGACCCGGTGAAGCAGGAGGTTCCCAGCCAGTGAGGCCGACGCTCGAGGCGCAGGGGCTCAAGGAGAGCCTGCTGCAGTACCTGTCGACGACGTACGCGCTGACCGACGAGGGCGCCCGGGAGTCGCTGCACCGGTTCCTGGGGGACGAGACGTCCGGGATGTTCCGGGGGCCGTTCCTGCGGATACGGACGCCGTTCACGCGGGCCGGCGACTCCTGGAAGGAGCTGCTGGACTGGCGGCGGACGGACGACTGGACCCCGTACGCCCACCAGGCCAGGGCGTTCGAGCGGCTGTCGTCGGCCGGCGGCCGCACCCCGCGGCCGACGCTCGTCACGACGGGCACCGGCTCCGGCAAGACGGAGTCGTTCCTCTACCCGGTCCTGGACCACTGCGCCCGCGAGCGCGACGCGGGCCACAACGGCGTCAAGGCCGTGTTCCTGTACCCGATGAACGCCCTCGCCACCGACCAGGCGCAGCGCATCAACGACCTGCTGTGCGCGCACGACGCCGACCTCGGCAAGCTCCGCGCCGGCCTGTACATCGGCGACCGTGCGGAGACGACGTACGACCGGGTGTACACCCGCCGTTCCGACATGTGGGTGTCGCCGCCGGACATCCTGATCACGAACTACAAGATGCTGGACCTGCTGCTCCAGCGCTCCCAGGACGCGGCGCTGTGGAACGGCGCGGACATCCGGTATGTCGTCGTGGACGAGTTCCACACCTACGACGGCGCCCAGGGCACCGACGTGGCGATGCTGCTGCGGCGCCTGGCCGCCGCCGTAGGGGCGTCGGAGCCGGGGAATCCGCTGGGGAGGATCTGCCCGGTCGCCACGTCCGCGACGCTCGCGTCCGGCACGGACGGCGACGGCGTGCGTCAGCTCCTCGACGTCGCCACCCAGGTCTTCGGGACCGTGTTCACCGAGGACGCGATCATCGGTGAGGACCGGCAGAGCGTCGACGAGTTCATTCCCCCGGACGATTTCGACCCGGCGCTGCCGGACCCCTCCCCCGACGAGCTGGCGCTGCTGCCCGACCCGTCCCTCGGGAAGACCGAGTTCGCCGATCTCGTCGAGACGGTGACCGGCACCCGCGACCCGGACCCGTTCCTGCTCGGCCGGAACCTGAAGCGGCAGACGCTCACCTCAGCCGTCATGCAGGCGCTGGACGGCGAGGTCCGCACCACCGGTGAAGTGCTCGACCTGATGTGGCGCAGGGGTGCGCGGTCGTGGGGCAAGACGATCACCGAGCGGCCAGAGGTCGCCGCCTCCGCCCTCGCCCGGTTCGTCGCACTGCTGGCCGTCGCCCGCGACCCGGAGTCCACGCCAAAGCGGCCGCGGCCCCTGGTGCAGATCGAGGTGCACCAGTGGGCCCGCTCGGTCTCCCGCCTCGTACGCGGGGTGCTGCCGTGGCCGAAGGCGGAGTTCCAGTGGGACGCGGCCGGCGCGGCGGACCGGCCAAGCGAGCAGCACGCCCGGACGGCGCCGGTCACCACGGCGACGGCCGGCCAGACCGCGAACCTGTTCCTGCCCGCCGTCTACTGCCGTGACTGCGGCCGTTCGGGCTGGGCGGTGTTCTCCCCGGAGACGGACGACACCCACGTCCAGGTCGACTCGCACAAGATCCGGCGGGCCTCGGTCAGCCAGGACAAGATGCGGGTGCGCAACCTGATCGCGGCGACGGACGCCGAGGCCCGCGAGGGCTCCGGTGCCGCTCCGATGGCGTCGGCCGGCCGCGGGACGGACGGCGGGCGGGCCGTCTCCGCGCTCTCCGCCGGCCGGGGCGGGCAGCTGCGCGTGCTGGACGGACCGAACCGGACGCTGCGGCTGCCCGACCCCGTCAGGGACTACGCGCCCGGGGACGGACAGCCGCGCCCGGCCACCGGTGACTCGGCCTTCGTGCTGGTCAACCTGGGCGAGACGGCGAACACGGCGGCCGAGGAGGACTGGTGCCCGGCGTGCGGCTCGCGCAACGCGATCCGCTTCCTCGGCACGGGTGCGGCGGCGCTCGCCGCAGCCTCGGTGACCCAGCTGTTCACGGGAGGTGAGCTGGACGAGAAGCAGGGCGAGGACAAGACGCTGATGTTCAACGACTCGGTGCAGGACGCCGCGCACCGGGCCGGGTTCGTCGCCTCCCGCTCGTACACCTTCTCCCTGCGCGCCCTGTTCAAGAAGCACCTGTCGGAGGAGCGTCCGACCGCGCTCAACGACCTGATCGCGGACGTCGTCGCGGCCACCACCGACCGCAGGACGCTCGCCGCGGTCGTCCCCACCGACCTGCACGACATCCGGGGCGTCCAGCGGCTGCTGTCCGGCCAGGGACGCGGCGGCGACCGCCCGACGTGGAACCTGATCGGTGAGCGTTTCGCGTTCGAGGCGCTGATGGAGTTCGGGTTCCGCTCCCGCAACGGCCGCACCCTGGAGCTGACCCGGACGGCGGCGGCCCAGGTGCGCATCGCGGACACGCGTGCGGCGGTCGCGCTCGTGAAAGGCGCGCATCTGGCGGAGGAGGGACGGCACGGCGGACTGCCGCCCGTCGAGCAGGACGACGCCCGCTACCTCGCGTTCCTGCGCATCCTCCTGGAGCGGCTGCGCACCAGGGGCGCGATCGGCCACAAGTGGCTGGACGGCTATCTGAGGGAGGCCGGGACCAGCCGCTACTTCATCTGGGGCAAGCGGCCGGTGGGCATGCGCGCCTTCCCCCGCGGTGTCGCGGCCCCGGTGTTCCTCCTGGACCAGCCCAAGACCAACAGCGAGTTCGACTTCGCGACGGGCCGGCTGTCCTGGTACGAACGCTGGGCGCAGCGCTGCCTCGACCTGCCACGCGAGCAGACGGCCGGCTTCTGGAACAGGCTGCTGCCCGAGCTGGTCTCGGCGGGCCTGCTGTCGGTGCGCACCCCGGCCGACGGCAGCCTGCGGGTGTACGGGCTGCAGCCGGGCGCGGTCGACGTGCGGCTCCTTTCCGACGACATCGTCAATGAGGCCTTCGTGCGCTGTACGGTCTGCTTCTGGGAGCAGACGGTCCACCCGGAGCTTCTGGACCAGTGGCACGGGCAGCCGTGCCCGTCGTACCGCTGCCGCCGGGGCCGGCTGGTCGCCGGGAACCGCCCGGAGGAGCTGGGCGTGCACCACCGGGACCGCAACTACCGGGACGACTACTACCGGCGGCTGTACCGCAAGGCGGGCACCTACCAGGTCGTCACCGCCGAGCACACCGGGATGCTCACCCGGCCGGAGCGGGAACGGGTCGAGGCGGCGTTCAAGCACGGCACAGGGTTCAAGGACCCCAACGTGCTGTCGTGCACGCCCACCCTGGAGATGGGCATCGACATCGGCGACCTGTCCGCCGTCGTGCTGGCCGCGCTGCCGCGCCACCCCGCCAACTACGCCCAGCAGGTGGGGCGGGCCGGCCGGCGCACCGGCAACGCGTTCCTGCTGACGATCCCCGACCGCAGCCGCCGCGACCTGTACTTCCTGGACCAGCCGCGCGAGATGATCGCCGGGCGGATCGTGCCGCCGGGCAGCCACCTGTCGGCGATCGAGATCCTGCGCCGCCAGTACCTGGCCCATCTGCTGGACCTGGCCGCGCGCGGGCGCCTGCCGCGCCCCGACGGCAAGCCCCTGGCCGCGATACCGGCCAGGGCCCCCGAGCTGTTCGGCCCCTCCGGCTACCTCGCCGACCTGGTCGAGGCAGCCCTCGCCCACGCCGATCAGCTGGTCGACGGTTTCCTGGACCTGTTCCCCGCAGGGGTGAGCGACCGGTCCCGGGCCGAACTGCGCGCGTACGCCACCCGCGGGCTGCGCAGCGCGGCGGAGGAGGCCGAACGCCAGTGGCGGCGCGGCGAGGAGGTGCTGCGCCGCCGGCTGAAGCTGATCGGCGAGGCGCGCGAGGAACTGCACGACAGCGACGACGAGCAGGCCCGGCAGAAGGCCGAGCTGGACGCCGAGCACCGGTCGGTCGGCAAACGGTTGCTGTCCCTCGGGCTCACCACCGCCCAGCAGGCCCTGTGCGACCTCGGACTGCTGCCGAACTACGCGCTCATCGACGCGGTGACCACGCTGAACGCCACGCTCTACTGGCCGGAGGGCGTCGACGAGAAGACCGGCCGGGAGACGTACAAGTCCAAGCCGCGCGCCTATGAGCGGCCCCGCCGCTACGCGCTGTCCGAGTTCGCGCCGGGCAACACGTTCTACGTCAACGGCTACAAGCACCAGGTCACCGGCCTGGAGATCGGGACCGCCACCGATCCCGACTGGCGGCTGTGGCGGTTCTGCCAGGAGTGCGGATACGTGCGCACGGAGAACGCCGAGGCCGACCGCTCGCCGTGCCCGCGCTGTGGCAGTGCCCGGATCGCGGACGACGGCTCCTGCCTGCACAAGGTCGTCGAGCCCGCCGTCGTCACCTCCCGGGACAAACGCGAGGACGCCCGGATCAGCGACGACAAGGACGACCGGGAGCAGCGGTACTACACGGTGATCGACGCGGTCGACATCGCGAAGGAGGACATCGAGCCGAAGACCTCCTGGCGGCACGAGACGCAGACGTTCGGCGTCGACTTCTGCCGTACGGCCGTCGTCCGGCGGGTGAACGTCGGCCCGATGCGGTTCGACGCGAAGGCGGAGGACGATTTCGCCGGGCACAGCGTGCGGATGGCGCCGTTCCACGTGTGCACGGGCTGCGGCGCGGCGACCGCCGACGGGCGGCCCGTCTTCGACCACGACACCGACGCCCTGGACTCCGCGGCGGCGCGCAATCCGAAGCTGAAGCACCACCAGCCGTGGTGCCCGCTGCGCCGAGGGAAGAACCCGCAGGAGGTGGCGCAGGAACCGGTGCTGCTGGCGCACCAGCTGCACACTGAGGCGCTGCGGGTGCTGCTGCCCGCCGCCACCGTCCTGGTCGACGAGAAGATCCACTCCTTCCGGGCCGCGCTGCGGCTGGGCGTCGACCAGCACTTCGGCGGTGACCCGCAGCACCTGGACTCGACCCTGGCGCGCATGCCCGACCACGGCACCGGTGAGACGCGGCACTTCCTGGTGCTCTTCGACCGTCTGCCGGGCGGCACCGGCTACCTGCACCGGCTCACCGACCCGGCCCACTTCCGGGCGGCGCTCGCCGACGCGCGACGGGCGCTGCTGACGTGCCCGTGCCGCGACGAGGGGCGAGTCGCCTGCCACCGCTGCCTGCACCGCTACACCGAGGAGCGGCACCAGGACACCGTCTCCCGCCTCGAGGCCCTGGGCATCATCAACGACCTGCTAGGGCCGGTCGACCAGGACGGCGAGCCGGTGCTCGACGCGGACGGGCGGCCCGTCGACCTGTGGAAAGTCGCCCAGCTGCCCAGTACGGACCTGATCGGCCTGGACAAGCAGGTCGAGTCCGACCTGGAGGCCCGGTTCCTGGCCGCCCTGCGCACCTGGACCGGCCAGGAGCGGGACGCCGTCCTGGAGGAGAGCAGCACGGCCAGCGGCTACCTGCGCTTCGGCCAGGGCACCAACTGGCGGCTCACCGCGCAGCGGGACATGGAGTACACCCGGACCGACTTCACCTTCGAGTCCACGGACGGCCCCAAGGAGTACGTCACCGTCTACCTCGACGGCCACCGCTACCACGCCACCCGCGCGTACAACCGCATCGCCGCGGACTGCGACAAGCGCAACCGGCTGCGGGACAGGAACCACGTCGTCTTCCAGCTCACCTGGGATGATCTCGAACTGTTCGAGAAGGGCGAGGCGGCGAGGGCCGAGCCGGTCTGGCCGCCGTACCCGCGCAGCGCGCAGGACGCGGCCAAGGACTGGTACGAGGGGATGGGCGGCGCGCGCGCCGACTTCGCGCAGGCCATGTTCGCCAACCCCGTCGAGGCGCTCCTCGCCTACTTGCGCGACCCGGCCAAGGAGCGGTGGGGGCGCCGTGCCAGGGCCCTGGTGGCCGGCCTCATGGCCGAGCCCGCCGCCCTGGCGATGCAGGCGGACCGCACTCAGGCGCGGCAGGCGCTGAGGTCGGCGCTCGAGGCGTACGGCGCGGGCCGAGAGCCGTCGTCCGAGAAGCCGGTCACGGGCGACGGGGCCGTCCTGGTGCTCCGGGCAACCGACGCGTACGGTCTCCCTCTCCTCTTCGCCGTCGACGCGAGCGACGGCGAAGAGCCGGAGGCGGTGCGGTGGAGCGCGCTCGCCGTGCTCGACGACCGTGACGAGGTCCTGGGCACCGACGCGCACAAGCTGCGCTGGCGGGCCTGGCTCTACTGGTCGAACCTGCTGCAGTTCCTCGCGTTCGCCGGCGGGGACGGTGTCCAGCTGGCCGGCAGCCGTGCGCCCGCCTTC
This window harbors:
- a CDS encoding DEAD/DEAH box helicase, which translates into the protein MRPTLEAQGLKESLLQYLSTTYALTDEGARESLHRFLGDETSGMFRGPFLRIRTPFTRAGDSWKELLDWRRTDDWTPYAHQARAFERLSSAGGRTPRPTLVTTGTGSGKTESFLYPVLDHCARERDAGHNGVKAVFLYPMNALATDQAQRINDLLCAHDADLGKLRAGLYIGDRAETTYDRVYTRRSDMWVSPPDILITNYKMLDLLLQRSQDAALWNGADIRYVVVDEFHTYDGAQGTDVAMLLRRLAAAVGASEPGNPLGRICPVATSATLASGTDGDGVRQLLDVATQVFGTVFTEDAIIGEDRQSVDEFIPPDDFDPALPDPSPDELALLPDPSLGKTEFADLVETVTGTRDPDPFLLGRNLKRQTLTSAVMQALDGEVRTTGEVLDLMWRRGARSWGKTITERPEVAASALARFVALLAVARDPESTPKRPRPLVQIEVHQWARSVSRLVRGVLPWPKAEFQWDAAGAADRPSEQHARTAPVTTATAGQTANLFLPAVYCRDCGRSGWAVFSPETDDTHVQVDSHKIRRASVSQDKMRVRNLIAATDAEAREGSGAAPMASAGRGTDGGRAVSALSAGRGGQLRVLDGPNRTLRLPDPVRDYAPGDGQPRPATGDSAFVLVNLGETANTAAEEDWCPACGSRNAIRFLGTGAAALAAASVTQLFTGGELDEKQGEDKTLMFNDSVQDAAHRAGFVASRSYTFSLRALFKKHLSEERPTALNDLIADVVAATTDRRTLAAVVPTDLHDIRGVQRLLSGQGRGGDRPTWNLIGERFAFEALMEFGFRSRNGRTLELTRTAAAQVRIADTRAAVALVKGAHLAEEGRHGGLPPVEQDDARYLAFLRILLERLRTRGAIGHKWLDGYLREAGTSRYFIWGKRPVGMRAFPRGVAAPVFLLDQPKTNSEFDFATGRLSWYERWAQRCLDLPREQTAGFWNRLLPELVSAGLLSVRTPADGSLRVYGLQPGAVDVRLLSDDIVNEAFVRCTVCFWEQTVHPELLDQWHGQPCPSYRCRRGRLVAGNRPEELGVHHRDRNYRDDYYRRLYRKAGTYQVVTAEHTGMLTRPERERVEAAFKHGTGFKDPNVLSCTPTLEMGIDIGDLSAVVLAALPRHPANYAQQVGRAGRRTGNAFLLTIPDRSRRDLYFLDQPREMIAGRIVPPGSHLSAIEILRRQYLAHLLDLAARGRLPRPDGKPLAAIPARAPELFGPSGYLADLVEAALAHADQLVDGFLDLFPAGVSDRSRAELRAYATRGLRSAAEEAERQWRRGEEVLRRRLKLIGEAREELHDSDDEQARQKAELDAEHRSVGKRLLSLGLTTAQQALCDLGLLPNYALIDAVTTLNATLYWPEGVDEKTGRETYKSKPRAYERPRRYALSEFAPGNTFYVNGYKHQVTGLEIGTATDPDWRLWRFCQECGYVRTENAEADRSPCPRCGSARIADDGSCLHKVVEPAVVTSRDKREDARISDDKDDREQRYYTVIDAVDIAKEDIEPKTSWRHETQTFGVDFCRTAVVRRVNVGPMRFDAKAEDDFAGHSVRMAPFHVCTGCGAATADGRPVFDHDTDALDSAAARNPKLKHHQPWCPLRRGKNPQEVAQEPVLLAHQLHTEALRVLLPAATVLVDEKIHSFRAALRLGVDQHFGGDPQHLDSTLARMPDHGTGETRHFLVLFDRLPGGTGYLHRLTDPAHFRAALADARRALLTCPCRDEGRVACHRCLHRYTEERHQDTVSRLEALGIINDLLGPVDQDGEPVLDADGRPVDLWKVAQLPSTDLIGLDKQVESDLEARFLAALRTWTGQERDAVLEESSTASGYLRFGQGTNWRLTAQRDMEYTRTDFTFESTDGPKEYVTVYLDGHRYHATRAYNRIAADCDKRNRLRDRNHVVFQLTWDDLELFEKGEAARAEPVWPPYPRSAQDAAKDWYEGMGGARADFAQAMFANPVEALLAYLRDPAKERWGRRARALVAGLMAEPAALAMQADRTQARQALRSALEAYGAGREPSSEKPVTGDGAVLVLRATDAYGLPLLFAVDASDGEEPEAVRWSALAVLDDRDEVLGTDAHKLRWRAWLYWSNLLQFLAFAGGDGVQLAGSRAPAFPVDVLAVTGGVGELDSLIVVHRPGDMPTAERAVVGREAPPVGAGTGTGAAVADAVAEAEAGGSMAERAVAGLLRDAAWDEEILPLLEEDEPDSALTRLARALAEHGKRAPVFGFELGERGWPADFAWQDPGIRIAVLAAPHGEDDEEALRRDKAYADAGWTARTADDWLDDLGSLVGRLPDAS